Below is a genomic region from Trichoderma asperellum chromosome 2, complete sequence.
CTAAATCGTTGACAGCGGCGTCGAATCAGATCCGAGCATGGCCTGTTGGTGGTGACGTAACGCTGTAGGAGGCCGCGCCACCTCGCTATTGAAGCCTAAACATGGAGCTTTTGATCCAACTTTGTTAAGGCATCCGCATCAAGCTTCATATCACTTCACAAACACTCAAGCTTTCCAGAATGGCGAGAGTCGATACCCCAGACGTCTCTGACGACGATTTTGCCATGATCAATTCGGCCACCTCTGATGGCCCTGCAGCCGCTTACCAGACCCCCGAACTTATAAGCCGCTTCCCGCGAAGTCCAAAACCAGCACCATCAAGATTAAATtcggatgatgatgccgctgccgaGCAATCTCAAGGCTATTTCCTTGACGGATCCATCCCCTCCTTCTTTAACCCACAGGGAAAAGACGGCAACCTCTCGAGCTACTTTGGAGATGTCCCGGGCCTGAAATACGGAAAATCGCTATACAAGAAGCTGAGTAACAAGGATGATGTTTTGATCGCCGTGATGGggtaaatatatattctacACACCAGCTAAATCCCAGTTAGAGTGAATGCTTACTATTTTATACAGCATGACTGGGTCAGGAAAGACAACATTCATTGCAAATGCGACCGGGCGAAAAGATCTAAAGATCGGCCATGATCTTACTTCATGTACGGCTCTTTTTAGTATTCCAAGCATCAGCACTGCTTTGCTAACGAAACGATTCATCAGGCACTCAAGAGATACAGATTGTCGAGACCATCATTGACGGCCATACGGTCCGTTTCGTTGATACCCCGGGTTTCTCAGATACATATCTCTCAGATACCGAAGTCCTCGAAATGATCGCAGATTATCTAGCTGCTGGATACTCCAAAGACCTGCGTTTGTCGGGCATCATATACCTCCACCCAATCTCAGATAACCGTGTCACTCATCATGCCACAAAGAATCTCGACATGTTCCGCAAACTAACTGGGGAGAAAAATCTCAAGAATGTAGTCCTGACAACCAGCATGTGGGATAAAGTCGTCCCGGAAGAGGGTCAGAAGCGCGAACAGGAACTCAAAGGCAAATTTTGGAATGTTTTGATGGCTTTTGGCGCGGTATACTCCCGACATAATGGATCCGCTGAGTCGGCCAAGGAAATAGCATCCATGTTTGTAAACAACAAACCGTTTTACCTACAGCTGCAAGAAGAGATGGGAAAAGACAACAAAGCACTCAAAGATACTGCTGCAGGAAAGGAGATTATGGCCGAGCTCACTCGGATGAAGGAACAGCACCAGAAAGAGCTTACTGAGATGAAAGAAATGCTTTTGCGGACATCGGCTGAAGAGAATAAAGCTGCTGTAGCGGCTCTTGAAGAGCATTATAAGAAGATGCTAAAGGACATGGAGAAGACGCTTTCAGatgagaggaggatgaatgAAGAGGCTGTTAAGTCGCTGACAGAGAGGATCAGCGCTctcgagaagaagggaatcTGTTCTGTCATGTAAATAGAGATACCGTATTTTTGTCTACTCATTCAAAATGCAATTAATATAGCATCGACCATGGTCACTGCCTGCCGTGATAGGCAGTACAAGGCTTCACAGTGAATGTTTACATCACTCGAGCGGTAAATTCATGACAATCCAATACTTCATCAGAGTCTCTCTGTTTCCAGCAGCTTTTACCACATGTCTCATATTCTTTAATTCTCAGTAATGCTCCTTGCATTGCTCAGGGCTCTAATATTTATTGCCAGCAAGACCCCCTATTCTCCAGCCATGTCTCACTATCGTGGGGTACGATGTTGTAGCTACTAATGTTGCCTCGTGGTACTTGCTGAGCCAATCGGCTGGAGGTACATGCATATGACATCCCCGCCTACAAACCTCCAAGGAAATTCCAGATCTCATTTCAACTTGATTGCTCTTTTAGATGGTCACATCACCATAACCATCGCTCAAATTAGGATATCAATGTTATATATCACAATCAAATGGAGGTCGACGGCTTCGCCAAGTATCTCGCCGCTACCGGCCTTTCAGCGCGCGAGGCTGAGATTCGGGCATATGTAGCACAGGGCGCCGAAGATGTACGCGCCATTATGAATTCTTCGCTCTCGTCCGATGACTTGCGACAGATTGCAGCTCGCGAAGTTCACGCTGCCATTCGTGGACGCCAAGTCGCTGGCATCATCTGGTATCTCACATCGCTAGCAGTTGAACGCAACCAGTCTTTTCAATCTGGTGCTTTTCTCTGCCTTGATCCCGCTGGTCGActttctgctttctttttggctATTGGAAGCCCGCGAACCAGCAGTCATCTCAGGCGCCACAGCGCGCCAGGCTGTACTGGAGGAGTTGATCTCGTTACAGATGGCGCTTTACCACCGCTCGCTAACAATCACCGGCATgtactttttattactatcAAAAACGATAAATATCGTGGAAATTGTTTATTTGTTAAGCCTGAGCCTTACGGCATCTCAGGATTCCGAGACTTTGGCCACCACACTGATCGCTACGTACGCTCGCTCACGCGTCGGCTCCGATTTGGCGGCAACGATCGTGATGGGATGCGAAAGGAACGTATTCCAGATCGTTATGTCAAAGCTTTTTCAGAAGCAGTGGTTCATCTTCCGGATGGCGTGAGTGCCATTGCAGATGTTGGTAAAAAAGGAGCAGGCGAAGGTATTGCTGGAATGCATGCCTATCTTACCACAAAGACCAGTGATTCAAGACTCTCCAGGCCTGCTCTGGTGGCATTGCTACGCCAGCTTGAAACAGAATACGATTTTGTTAGCTTGCGGTTTGGCAACGAAGTATGCCTTGATCTCGGGGCGGAGATCTGTAGGATATTGCCTAGAGCGCCAGGAATTGTCGGCCCATCACCGTCGCTTTCGTGGCTGCAGACAAAGGAACAAGAGTCTCTGATATCTGTAATCACTACAGAGTTTCAGGAGTCCGCCAGAGGCGTTTAGTCTTGAATGGGGTTATAGCGACTTATGGTCCATGTTGATGCAAACTGCAGAGGCGTTAATATTCGCAAACACTGCCAATGTGCCATATGCCTACCTAAGTAATCATCGTGGCTGAGAACCTATATTCTATTGAGTTATtgaagttttaaaaaaggtCAAAAATACTGAGACAATATAGAGTAATATACGAtggtctttttttaaagaagaatataagaattataaatatataaatcgGTATGTAATTTTCGCCAGTTATCATATGAAATGTGCGGATATACAAATGCATGTAGTAGTTATGACAATCatgtatagtatatataattatatatatgcatgtatgcacATTTCTCTTATAGGTCTTGGGTGATTCAGTAGATTCACCAGAAGACAGTGGCATTGGATCAAGCATTAAGTCGACATCTAATGCAGACTGCGTTGAGTCGAGCTATGCCGTATCTTCGCCAAATTCCCACggaataatatttttactccAGAAAACCAGTTAACTAATACTATAGATACCGATAATTCTACTTAAGAAGGCAGATACAGGATGTGGTGCCTTGTGCTCACGAAAAGATAAAGTTCTAAATAGTGGTATGTTACACGGATAATGAGAAACATTTTATGAATTGTGGTTGATGTATTACTAATGCTATAGCTCGAAACTGTGCTTCATGCTATTCGCTATGTTAACGGATGGATAATATGCCAAATGTCTATCCATACTATTTTCGGTAAAGAAAGGCGAGGTTCTTTGCCCAGAGCGCTATTGTTTCAACAGTTTCAACAGTTGACGACAAACAAAAGCTGTttatcttgcttttttgACATTACATGCCATTAGTTGATCATGTTTTCCAAAACAAAACTATACTAAAGGATGTATTCAAAAATGAAATTTGGGTTTTCGAATCTGTATTGTAGTATAGCATCCGCGTCTTTTTGGCCAACTGTATACATGCACATATCTATGGCTTTGGCGCCAGATATTTAGCAGTGATTGTAGTGTAAAATCTCTTCAATAAATAACACTTAATCTTGTTATATTTTCCACAGCGGAAGAAAGGTTTCGTAACGTAGTATTGTTCTCAAACACTGGAGTCTATAAATATTCTGAGTCTCTCCGCAAAGATCCAAGTTCAATTGGTGTTTCGTAACGAGCTGGAGATGCCCATTTTGATGGTTTGGACCGAGTTGCCAGAGATGGAGCTATGCAACTGCCTTTTTGGGAACTCTTTCGCTTTCATTAGCTAATAATAGAACTGCTTCAATGGATATAAGAATTCcgctactaggtagttgtTTATATCTGTCATAGTGCGGAGATTGTGTGTTGCTATTGCTCCACTTCTCGATCGCGGTACAGATACTTGCCGATTACGGAGCGGAGACACCTGCAGTGAAGAGCACGCAATGCTACTGCGTATTACTATACCGTTATTAATGCCAACAAAATGTGTTTTATACTTGGAAGAAAGTTTCAATCATCAATCACAGTGGACATAAAGGCTGGTTTACCTTTGACTAGGAGAGCTGTGCTTACGCTGCCTGCTCATAAAACGGCCTAAGCAACTGTAAGAAGGATGGCGTCTACGACAGAGCCAATATACATTACGTACCTTAATGGCCTGGATGTTGCGGAGCTTGAACTCACTGATGAAGAGATACTTGGGGCCATTGAGACGGCTCTTGATGCTCAGGGTCGCAAGGAGACAGTGATCGAGCCCCGGGTCCATCTTGTTCCGCGCGATTCAGCCAAAGGCCATTTCAACGTTTTGCGCGGAGTTGTTCACCCTCTGAATGCGGCAGGTGTCAAGGTGGTTGGCGATTTCGTTGATAACTACAAGCATGGTTTACCGTCAGAGTTTGGAATCCTGAACTTGTTTGACCCAGAAACTGGTGTGCCCCGAGCAGTTATCGATGCAACATCCATTACAGACATGCGCACCGGTGCAGTTACAGCACTAGGCGCGAAATATTTGGCACCCAGTAAGTCCAAAATCTTAGGACATATTGGCGCGAGAGGCAGTTCTTACTGGAACATCCGTCTGTTGGCTAGCCTCTTCCAATTTGACGAAATCCGGATCCATTCCAAGCGCAAGGAGAGTCGTGAAGCACTGGGCGCACGCCTAGAGAAAGAGCTAGGAAGACCGATACGCGTGCTGGACAACTGGGAAGAAACCATTGTAGAAGCAGACATTGTCGTTGAGGCGTCACGGTTGGCAGCACCAAAACCGCTGCTAAAGACGAGCTGGATCAAAAAGGGCGCGCTGGTGATGCCTTACGGCACAATGAGTGCCCTAGAGCTCTCGCTGACGGACATCATGGACAAGATGGTTGTGGACGACTGGGGTCAGTGCCGGAAAGGCCTGCCGCTGGGTGCCTTGCGACAGCACGTGGATAACGACAAACTAACAGAAGAGAATCTCTATGCTGAGATGGGCCAGATTGTGGCCGGGGTGAAGAAGGGCAGAGAAAGTGATGATGAGACAATACTGTTCTGGCATCGAGGTCTAAGTCTCAGCGACATTGCGCTTGGGACGGCTATCCTGGACAAGGCAGCAAAGTTGGACATCGGGCAACGCCTAAGATATGCTTAGGCTTAAAACAAGTGTATATATGGAGTGGTTATAATACCTATAAATTAATGGCCGATATTTTCCAATGCAATGGCTTTTTCTGTCAAGTTCGTGCTTTCTCCAATGTGTCGTATACATTGCTTGTTAGTAGAAACACCTACTCTTACCGTCCGTTATCTGGCCTGTAAACGTAGCATTTATacataaactatttaaaatttggAGCTACATAATCATCCAAATCCATCTCATTCACGGTTTTCTGCAGATACTCAACCTGCGCCTGCACCCACTCCTTCGTTAGTCGATGAGTCTCTGCAGCCGGTCTTCCCTCAGCCTGCAACGTCTCACGTATCTTGGCCAGGCGCTGTGCTACAACGTCAAAACGATAGTCTGCCCATTGCCGGAACAGCTCGTCATTGTTGCTGATGGGCTTGACAGTACGCAACGTGCTCGTGTCCGGCAGCAGCGGATCGCGCGGACGCATTGAGACAACAAAGGTAATGCGCTCGCCGCTACCAAGAGTGCGCAACGCAGCGTGTGAGACCATGCTGCCTTGCATCATCACGGCATATCCCATACCGGGTTGCCTCATCTTCAAGATACCGCCATCGCCTTTGCGCAAGGCTGTCTCGCCTCCTGACATACCGATCGGATCAGAGAGCATGAGCACACATACCCAGGGGTATGAGTCGCGATGCCACGCAGAAACAAGATCTTTGAGATCTgcaccctcttcttctggttcAATATCATTGTCACTTGCTTTTGGCGGATCTGGCGGAGGTAGGTTATCCGTAATGGCACTGCTTTTATCCACATGCTTTGGCAATTGTACGTTGAGTTGTCCAATCTCATAATCCATGATGACATCCAAGTCTACACCAGCCGCATCTGAACAGGCCTTCAGCACCTCAGGACTTCGCCACATGGAGTAAGCAAATGGTGCAGCTTGCCCGTAACCACGAATGCGGTAAACACCAGGATATTTCCACGAGCCATAGTTGCCAACAATCTCGGGGCGAAAGATATCGGCACGCAGCTCACGAACACCGGCGGGAGTTAGAAGCGGAAATGGTGCAGTGATGGCCGTTTGTGAACTGGCTTGCGGGAAGTCGAGGCCCAGATCGTCAAGACTGATTGTTGATGTGGGTTGATTGTAGCACAGATGCTGGAGAGGGTCGAAAAGGACTGCCTCTTTTTGTGATGCCACTTCTATCGGCTCGCCTAGTAGCTCACTTGATGCGGGCTGAAGAGGTCTCGCAACACCAGCTGCCGCCATAGTTAACAACTTGTATGGTTGTTTTGTATGGTTGTTTTTCGCATGAGATTTGGCTGTGAAGACTCGTGATACCAACGAAGTGATAGCCTCACTTTGCCATATTTGAACACACTTGCACTAGTTACCACATATCCACTTGCTGCCACCGATAACGGTCAAAAAGACGACTTTAATCTTCATTTGAAGATCACAAAGCAATCACGCCACCGCATGCTGCAAGCACACGATCAACGCGCTTACACAATCTCACATTAGCGTCGTGAGTAATTCAGCTTATGACTAAACATTGAAGTCGGCTCAAGACAGTCAACCTGCGCCTTGAATATGTAGCAGAGTTGTAGGATCTTGGTTGTTATTTGTTATTTGTTAAAGTTATTTGTTCGATATTATTAGGTATTTAGATGATAGGGTTATGTGGTTTAGAAAAGAGTGTGATAGAGCAGTATCTCTACAAAATATGATACAGTCTAGTAAACAATAGCCCAAGAATGCGAATTTGTTACGATAAAAAACTGAGATAGTGACcaagcagtatatattattcaTTTTACTAACATGATACGTGAGTTGCTGTTTCATCTTCTAGCGATCGATCTGTAACTTCCATTTGCTCGCTCATAGTTTGATCCTGGATAAATGCAAGCAATATCTATAATGCTGCTCTTCGGATGGCAGATACTGTTCAATTCAATCGTAGAGcaatctattattattagattTTAGCTGCGATGGTAGATAACAGCTGAGGCATTGAGGTTAAAACTGTAGCCACTGAGAGAAGTATGCCATAATatactcttttttataagctaatgAGTAATTGGTTGGATCAGCTTTCCTAATATCCTTTGGTTCTATCCACTTTGTTTGTGAGTTCCTTCCCTTCACTCATTCGGACGAGGTTGTACTTGAGCACCTCAAATACTCTTCGAGCGTAAGTAATGGAGTTTCCACTAACATGTGGCGAAATGAAGAGATTTTTTGTGCTCCATAAGGGGTGACCATCTGGCAAAGGCTCGGGATCTGTCACGTCGAGTGCAGCTCCGCGGATAATACCATTCTCAAGTGCATGAATCAGGTCATCCGTAATGATGACTTCTCCTCGTCCGATGTTTGAAACGAACGTCTTCTGTTCAGCAAGCAAAGCTAGTTCTGTCCTTGAGATGATACCACGGGTCCTTTCTGTAAGTGGAATGGTGATGACGAGTAGATCAAGGCCAGAGCTAAGGAACTCGTGCAATCCCTCTGTATCTTCGGCCGAGAACCATTTGCTAGGGAAGATACCTTTCGGGTCACCAAGACCTGCCGGTGTATATGTTTCATCCTTACGCGACTCGGGTGTAGCTCGCAGATGTAAGTTGCATGCATAGATATCCATACCCAGTGCTTTCAGAACACGAGCAATCTGACGACCTACAGCGCCGTAACCAAGAATACCACTATAATAGAATCAGAGTCATTGTTCTGTGCATATTGATGGTAATAGTTAGGCTTGTCTCACACTCGTTGTCCCACTGCATCATATACTGGATCGTCCAACTTATGCCACGTCTTCTGGCGCTGGAAATCAATATATTGGGGAACTGTGAAACCGAGTTAGAAGTTTACCAAGTTACAAATCTGTTGAAGCGGGTTTGACTTTGATGTTGGAAAGCTAAAAATGTAGTCACTACCCATTCAGCTATCTGTGGTCTTGACAACGGGTTAGCACTCAGTGATTTAAGTCAATTCGTGAGGAACGGTACCCATGCACGCCGCTAGCTGTACAAAGAGCAATATCTGTATCGCTGAAGAGGGGATTTTGGAGGATATGGTTTGCTCCGGCGCTTTGTATCTGCACATACTCCAATTTAGGAGCAATATGTGCCGCAGGTAAAGCACTTCCAGTAACAAGGATCGTAACGTCTTTCCACTCTCTCTCTGGGAATTTCTGGTCGAATGCTGGCGTATTCCATATACAGCCCTCAACAGTGACTATTTCAAGGCCTGAAAAAAGTTCTTTGAGTTCTGCAATCCACTCGGGCTGGAATATAGTTCCGAGGAGTATCTTTGGTGGCCCTGTCACTCCGAGCAGCACAAGCAATTTGTGGCCATCGAGGGCTTTATTTGCGGTTGGGGGcataattagttattttgACTTAAACTATGAAGTGCCTGTGCTGGTTACAGATCAACGTGGCAGTATAGTATGAGATGGCAGAGTGTTTCTTGACTGtactgctatttaaagaTCAAGGTTGGGCGAGAGGGACTGAGAATATTAACAGAATAGGCTCCCTCGGTAACTCGGCGTGCTAAATCCACTACCGGGAAAGCGAAGGCGTATGTCTGTTTGTTCACATTATGTCAGCAGTGCTGCAAGGTTTTTATCTCGCGATATTAGCTCGCTATGGTCAAAGTAAAAGTGGACATGTTATTTTACTCCATGGCATTCAGACCTTGGAAAGTAACAAATGGAGCAGTCTGAACAGTTGCGATGGAGTCAGATTTCCATTTACATGAATAGAGTTGGAATAATCTTCAACCGCTAAATGGAACTACAACCAATTCCACACTTTTCCTTCCAGAGACTTGAGGCCAATGGAATTTACCAACTTTATCAGACGAAATATATACGCTAAGATACAGACATCGAAGGAGGAA
It encodes:
- a CDS encoding uncharacterized protein (EggNog:ENOG41~antiSMASH:Cluster_2.3), with product MARVDTPDVSDDDFAMINSATSDGPAAAYQTPELISRFPRSPKPAPSRLNSDDDAAAEQSQGYFLDGSIPSFFNPQGKDGNLSSYFGDVPGLKYGKSLYKKLSNKDDVLIAVMGMTGSGKTTFIANATGRKDLKIGHDLTSCTQEIQIVETIIDGHTVRFVDTPGFSDTYLSDTEVLEMIADYLAAGYSKDLRLSGIIYLHPISDNRVTHHATKNLDMFRKLTGEKNLKNVVLTTSMWDKVVPEEGQKREQELKGKFWNVLMAFGAVYSRHNGSAESAKEIASMFVNNKPFYLQLQEEMGKDNKALKDTAAGKEIMAELTRMKEQHQKELTEMKEMLLRTSAEENKAAVAALEEHYKKMLKDMEKTLSDERRMNEEAVKSLTERISALEKKGICSVM
- a CDS encoding uncharacterized protein (EggNog:ENOG41~antiSMASH:Cluster_2.3), giving the protein MEVDGFAKYLAATGLSAREAEIRAYVAQGAEDVRAIMNSSLSSDDLRQIAAREVHAAIRGRQVAGIIWYLTSLAVERNQSFQSGAFLCLDPAGRLSAFFLAIGSPRTSSHLRRHSAPGCTGGVDLVTDGALPPLANNHRHVLFITIKNDKYRGNCLFVKPEPYGISGFRDFGHHTDRYVRSLTRRLRFGGNDRDGMRKERIPDRYVKAFSEAVVHLPDGVSAIADVGKKGAGEGIAGMHAYLTTKTSDSRLSRPALVALLRQLETEYDFVSLRFGNEVCLDLGAEICRILPRAPGIVGPSPSLSWLQTKEQESLISVITTEFQESARGV
- a CDS encoding uncharacterized protein (EggNog:ENOG41~antiSMASH:Cluster_2.3~SMCOG1158:ornithine cyclodeaminase); the protein is MASTTEPIYITYLNGLDVAELELTDEEILGAIETALDAQGRKETVIEPRVHLVPRDSAKGHFNVLRGVVHPLNAAGVKVVGDFVDNYKHGLPSEFGILNLFDPETGVPRAVIDATSITDMRTGAVTALGAKYLAPSKSKILGHIGARGSSYWNIRLLASLFQFDEIRIHSKRKESREALGARLEKELGRPIRVLDNWEETIVEADIVVEASRLAAPKPLLKTSWIKKGALVMPYGTMSALELSLTDIMDKMVVDDWGQCRKGLPLGALRQHVDNDKLTEENLYAEMGQIVAGVKKGRESDDETILFWHRGLSLSDIALGTAILDKAAKLDIGQRLRYA
- a CDS encoding uncharacterized protein (EggNog:ENOG41~antiSMASH:Cluster_2.3), with product AVLFDPLQHLCYNQPTSTISLDDLGLDFPQASSQTAITAPFPLLTPAGVRELRADIFRPEIVGNYGSWKYPGVYRIRGYGQAAPFAYSMWRSPEVLKACSDAAGVDLDVIMDYEIGQLNVQLPKHVDKSSAITDNLPPPDPPKASDNDIEPEEEGADLKDLVSAWHRDSYPWVCVLMLSDPIGMSGGETALRKGDGGILKMRQPGMGYAVMMQGSMVSHAALRTLGSGERITFVVSMRPRDPLLPDTSTLRTVKPISNNDELFRQWADYRFDVVAQRLAKIRETLQAEGRPAAETHRLTKEWVQAQVEYLQKTVNEMDLDDYVAPNFK